The following proteins are co-located in the Larimichthys crocea isolate SSNF chromosome XXIV, L_crocea_2.0, whole genome shotgun sequence genome:
- the fbln5 gene encoding fibulin-5: MLFEQRGFRFCSCVRMLAALVFILLCIQPGHGQTCTEGFAYDRRARQCIDVDECRTLPDACRGDMRCVNQNGGYLCIPRTLYNQPYRPDTSLAEPLYPDTSVGFSDTFVPGPRSVEPSYPRVRTTAQCVLGYTVAEDGSCNDIDECETNSHHCNPTQVCINTAGGYTCSCTEGFWLIGGQCQDIDECRYGYCQQLCANVPGSYSCSCNPGFILNPDSRTCQDVDECEDEPCTHGCFNTYGSFMCNCDEGFELAADGTSCIDLDECSFSEFLCQHSCVNTPGSFSCICPTGYYVYEDGRSCEDINECDTGNNTCTTAQVCFNFQGGYTCLDPLQCHSPYIEVSDNQCMCSAENPACRDKPFTILYRHMDLSSGRSVPADIFQMQATTRYPGAFYIFQIKSGNDGREFYMRQTSNVSATLVLSRPIKGPREVVLDLEMVTVNNVINFRGSSIIRLTIFVSEHPF; encoded by the exons ATGCTTTTTGAACAACGTGGCTTCAGGTTTTGCTCGTGTGTAAG gatgTTGGCAGCTCTGGTATTTATTCTGCTCTGTATCCAGCCGGGACACGGACAG ACCTGCACAGAAGGCTTTGCATATGACCGCAGGGCAAGACAGTGTATAG ATGTGGATGAGTGCCGCACTCTGCCAGATGCTTGCCGAGGAGACATGCGCTGTGTGAACCAGAATGGAGGCTACCTGTGCATCCCGAGGACCTTGTACAACCAGCCGTACAGACCGGACACGAGCCTCGCTGAGCCACTTTACCCGGACACGTCGGTTGGATTTTCAGACACCTTCGTCCCAGGTCCGAGGTCTGTGGAGCCCAGCTACCCCAGAGTGAGGACCACTGCTCAGTGTGTGCTGGGATATACTGTTGCAGAGGATGGCTCCTGTAATG ACATTGATGAATGTGAGACAAACTCTCATCACTGTAACCCCACCCAGGTCTGCATCAACACAGCAGGTGGCTACACCTGTTCCTGCACCGAGGGATTCTGGCTCATTGGTGGACAGTGTCAGG ATATTGATGAATGTCGCTATGGTTACTGCCAACAGCTGTGTGCCAACGTCCCCGGCTCCTACTCCTGCTCCTGTAACCCCGGCTTCATCCTCAACCCAGACAGCAGGACTTGTcaag ATGTCGATGAGTGTGAAGATGAACCCTGCACTCACGGCTGCTTCAACACTTACGGCTCCTTCATGTGCAACTGTGACGAGGGATTCGAGCTGGCGGCCGATGGCACTTCTTGCATCG ACTTGGATGAGTGCAGCTTCTCTGAGTTTCTGTGTCAGCACAGTTGCGTGAACACCCCCGGTTCTTTCTCCTGCATCTGTCCAACTGGATATTACGTATACGAGGATGGCAGGAGCTGTGAAG aTATCAATGAATGTGACACTGGTAACAACACCTGTACAACAGCACAAGTATGTTTCAATTTCCAGGGAGGCTATACATGCCTGGATCCTTTACAGTGTCACTCTCCTTACATCGAAGTCAGTGACAA CCAGTGTATGTGTTCGGCTGAGAACCCTGCCTGCAGGGACAAACCCTTCACTATTCTCTACCGACACATGGACTTGTCGTCGGGGCGCAGTGTGCCTGCAGACATCTTCCAGATGCAGGCCACCACGCGCTACCCCGGCGCCTTCTACATCTTCCAGATAAAGTCGGGCAACGATGGAAGAGAGTTTTACATGAGA caAACCAGTAACGTGAGCGCCACGCTCGTCCTGTCACGGCCCATCAAGGGACCGAGGGAGGTGGTGCTGGACCTGGAGATGGTCACGGTCAACAACGTCATCAACTTCAGAGGCAGCTCCATCATACGTCTGACGATATTTGTCTCGGAGCACCCGTTCTGA
- the trip11 gene encoding thyroid receptor-interacting protein 11 has protein sequence MSSWLGGLGSGLGQSLGQVGGSLSSFTGQISTFTKDMLLEGVEEVGDAATQLQVSNSRLAEVEAAFASQKSEYDRLRKLHAELEEKLEASEIQIKGQSAEYRTLLQQKDVEISHLKARQSGLQEEVQKLQRSAQSASVGPALLPVTTTSSTTTSSSASSFLSRPSGSHQGFHGGDDMDLSDVIWSQQEINRLSTEVTRLEAEAAHWRRMSQTSTAAGAGNGDQGEILKLQRTIKDLREEMSREVDEHQHELAALQDVQRQKMADIARRHRDELAEYEERIEELEEQIHSGGGQASSAPSDSSKLPELQKTVSPLQEAADQREKQLAELSARLEEAQRRQAELQLEKDDAQEENAGLLQNYTRLQASVTELQTRVQEQEGKALQKAQLDHEIQVLRANLAASEKEIERLKSLSEAEPKEEVEHADILELNTIIGTLRQEKEVLEQEKFDLQERLKMAEEQTVSSDAAQPDESVELVEDLKTELERREKTLRNFEEERDTLMSELEELDQQNQEATQHMISVKEQLKEAEAALTSLTAELNTTKDKNMSLKQELETQKEKMSQSAFTLNELHMGKQQLEGTAKELRNKLGHAQEHNREARKEITELKKTLREREEELSAAKAELDRAGDRGTEAQGTTEKLAEKEREVSDLRRELDEMRSSQEKVKSEDYELKMENRRLKVESEQALGKGEELTKQMKESQAALNRTVREKETRIEALKLEKNQLESELRQAESTLTEQSKQYQQTIEELTRARSMDASALQMEHERAVKLNQEKDMEIAQLKRDMEQLASDHRDTNEMLSITVAGQKQLTDLLQEKDVFLETLKQNASDLQVELENRIAVVTKEADALRQALDEKDKQLGGMKEENSHLKEEIDRFRDQQSRPQSLAEPRTLDIITELETEITQLKSSRNGLEEEVQTLRRTMEEQQASLLLSQQSLQAQQTELEQADARHQQTTLNYDRLIHARDEEISRLQETVDRLSESRGPADSPTLQGDIILQEEKTQTLNQENGNEKHDLSKVEIEKLVRGIKEKETEISQLNEKNLSLTKQLDQLVVSRDEVGKLSQMILQKDLEIQALHARVSMGVGGGHSQDVMFLQQQLQAYAVEREQVLAVLNEKTRENSQLRSDYHRLMDILAGKEAALLKLQQENQRLSNMSDPSGSQEMFKETIQNLSRIIREKDIEIDALTQKCQTLVTVLQTSGGESGAGSGGVSSNQFEELLQERDTLKQQVKKMEEWKQQVITTVKNMQHESAQLQEELIKLQGQVSADSDCSSKLTVDYTRLIQSYELKERRLGSLSQELAQVQQTITQLSTTKEVLMGKLDSVAHTPEGVVAQSSAPSLQADAPSHDTSPTVNNEKLQEELVRLQTQLAERENLIRTIQENNQRLSNSASASESEQRSHAEEIRQLRERLDALQRSVREKDLLIKTKGDQLSHISEALRNRENDNEVLKQAVTNLKERALILEMDGRKLKEENELVAARSREKESEFRALQETNMQVSLLLREKEFELSAVSEKAATVEKMLKDKDQGKTGELNQLLNEMKSMQEKAVMFQQERDRVMMALKQKQMETTAVQTELQHVRDKEQRLNLELERLRNHLLEIEDSYTREALAAEDRETELRRRVAQLDKKLATSSSAVENASQQASMQVESLQEQLSGAVKQRDDALAHLRTSQEQVNQYAVSLSNLQMVLEQFQQEEKAMYSAELERHKKEKEEWKRKAVRLEDQASALQINLDEANAALDSASRLTDQLDLKEEQLEELKKQVDVRQEMLEEAQKKLMNLLNSTEGKIDKVLMHNLFLGYFHTPKTKRADVLRLMGSVLGLSREDVDKMLDEDNRHGVSGWVSSWLGGRGAQSVPNTPQRPTSGQGLNSSFSEMFVKFLEVESTPSLPAPKLSVRDIKPLGAPPPRRTSSAASSTAAGAAAAGKRAGDSNPFLAPRSAAVPLLGGSGSGSSGGHLLMKPISDALPTFTPVPVSAEASGGAVLKDLLKQ, from the exons ATGTCATCGTGGCTGGGTGGACTCGGCTCCGGCCTCGGTCAGTCTCTGGGCCAGGTCGGGGGCAGCCTGTCCTCCTTCACCGGGCAGATCTCAACCTTCACCAAAGACATGCTGctggagggggtggaggaggtcgGAG ATGCTGCCACACAGTTGCAGGTTTCCAATTCCAGGTTGGCCGAAGTCGAGGCTGCGTTTGCTTCACAGAAATCTGAG TATGACAGATTAAGAAAGCTCCACGCAGAGCTCGAGGAGAAGCTGGAGGCATCAGAGATCCAGATTAAAGGACAGTCTGCAGAGTACAGAACCCTCCTGCAACAGAAAGAT GTGGAGATCAGTCACCTGAAAGCTCGTCAGAGCGGACTCCAAGAAGAAGTCCAGAAGCTGCAGCGGTCGGCTCAGTCCGCCTCCGTCGGCCCCGCGCTGCTGCCggtcaccaccacctcctcgaCCACTACCTCCTCTTCTGCTTCCTCCTTCCTGTCGCGGCCCTCGGGGTCTCACCAGGGCTTCCACGGAGGCGACGACATGGACCTCAGCGACGTCATCTGGTCGCAGCAGGAGATCAACCGGCTGTCGACAGAAGTCACGCGCCTCGAGGCCGAGGCGGCTCACTGGAGGCGGATGTCTCAG ACATCAACAGCGGCAGGAGCTGGTAATGGCGACCAGGGTGAAATTCTCAAGCTTCAAAGAACTATTAAG GATCTGCGAGAGGAGATGAGTCGTGAGGTGGACGAGCACCAGCACGAACTGGCCGCTCTGCAGGACGTCCAGCGGCAGAAGATGGCCGACATCGCGCGGCGACACAGGGACGAGTTGGCAGAGTACGAGGAGAGGatagaggagctggaggagcagatTCACAGCG GTGGTGGTCAAGCCTCTTCCGCCCCATCAGATTCCTCCAAGCTGCCCGAACTCCAGAAGACCGTAAGCCCCCTGCAGGAAGCGGCAGATCAGCGGGAGAAGCAGCTGGCCGAGCTGTCAGCCAGGCTGGAGGAGGCGCAGAGGAGACAGGCCGAGCTGCAGCTGGAAAAAGACGACGCCCAGGAAGAGAACGCCGGGCTGCTGCAGAACTACACGCGGCTGCAGGCCTCCGTTACCGAGCTTCAGACCCGGGTGCAAGAGCAGGAAGGGAAGGCGCTGCAGAAAGCCCAGCTGGACCACGAGATCCAAGTGTTGAGAGCAAACCTCGCAg catcagaaaaagaaatagaGAGACTGAAAAGCCTGTCTGAG gCCGAACCAAAGGAAGAAGTTGAGCATGCGGACATCTTAGAACTGAACACTATTATTGGGACGTTGAGACAAGAAAAGGAAGTCCTGGAACaagaaaag TTTGATCTGCAAGAAAGACTAAAGATGGCAGAGGAACAAACAGTTAGCAGTGATGCAGCGCAGCCTGATGAGTCGGTGGAGTTGGTGGAGGATCTGAAGACggagctggagaggagggaaaagacCCTGAGAAACTTCGAGGAGGAACGGGACACGCTGATGTCTGAGCTGGAGGAACTAGACCAGCAAAACCAGGAAGCGACACAG caTATGATCTCAGTGaaggagcagctgaaggaggcCGAGGCGGCACTGACGAGTCTGACTGCAGAGCTGAACACAACCAAAGACAAGAACATGTCACTGAAGCAAGAGCTGGAGACccaaaaggagaaaatgagccAAAGCGCTTTCACCCTGAATGAACTGCACATGGGCAAGCAGCAGTTGGAAGGGACAGCGAAGGAGCTGAGAAACAAACTAGGACACGCACAAGAGCACAACAGAGAGGCACGCAAAGAAATCACAGAGCTGAAGAAGACTCTgcgggagagagaggaggagctgtCTGCCGCCAAAGCGGAGCTAGATCGGGCAGGGGATAGAGGAACCGAGGCACAGGGAACCACGGAGAAGctagcagagaaagagagggaggtgtCGGACCTCAGAAGAGAATTGGATGAGATGAGGAGCTCTCAGGAGAAGGTGAAGTCCGAGGATTATGAGTTGAAGATGGAGAACAGACGGTTGAAGGTGGAGAGTGAGCAAGCTCTGGGTAAAGGCGAGGAACTAACCAAGCAGATGAAGGAGAGCCAAGCGGCCCTGAACAGGACCGTGCGGGAGAAGGAAACACGCATCGAAGCTCTGAAGCTGGAGAAAAATCAGCTGGAAAGTGAGCTGAGGCAGGCCGAGAGCACGCTAACGGAACAATCCAAACAGTACCAGCAGACCATCGAAGAGCTGACACGAGCCCGCTCTATGGATGCCTCCGCTTTACAGATGGAGCACGAGCGAGCCGTCAAACTCAACCAGGAGAAAGACATGGAGATCGctcagctgaagagagacatgGAGCAGCTGGCGTCCGACCACAGAGACACCAACGAGATGCTCTCCATCACGGTTGCGGGGCAGAAGCAGCTGACAGATTTACTGCAGGAGAAAGACGTTTTCCTGGAGACTTTAAAACAAAACGCTTCCGACttgcaggtggagctggagaacCGCATCGCCGTCGTGACAAAGGAGGCGGATGCTCTCAGACAGGCACTCGATGAGAAGGATAAACAGTTGGGGGGTATGAAGGAGGAGAACAGTCATTTGAAAGAAGAGATCGACCGGTTCAGGGATCAGCAGAGCAGACCTCAATCTCTGGCTGAGCCCAGGACTTTAGACATCATCACAGAGCTGGAGACGGAGATCACCCAGCTCAAGTCCTCCAGGAATGGTCTGGAAGAGGAGGTCCAGACTCTGAGGAGAACCATGGAGGAGCAACAGGCCTCCCTCCTTCTGTCGCAGCAGTCCCTCCAGGCTCAGCAGACTGAGCTTGAGCAAGCTGACGCTCGCCATCAGCAGACCACGCTTAACTACGACAGACTCATCCATGCCAGAGACGAGGAGATATCCCGCCTCCAGGAGACGGTGGATCGGCTCAGTGAGAGTCGGGGTCCTGCCGACTCCCCTACTCTGCAAGGAGACATcatcctgcaggaggagaagacCCAGACGCTAAATCAGGAGAACGGCAACGAGAAACACGACCTGTCTAAGGTCGAAATAGAAAAACTGGTGAGAGGCATCAAGGAGAAAGAGACTGAGATCAGCCAGCTGAACGAGAAGAACCTCTCGCTGACCAAGCAGCTGGATCAGCTGGTGGTGTCTCGTGATGAAGTGGGCAAACTGTCCCAGATGATCCTGCAGAAGGATCTGGAGATCCAGGCGCTTCATGCCAGAGTGTCCATGGGTGTAGGTGGCGGGCACAGCCAGGATGTCAtgttcctgcagcagcagctgcaggcgtACGCCGTGGAGAGAGAGCAAGTGCTCGCGGTGCTTAACGAGAAGACCCGAGAGAACAGCCAGCTCCGCTCCGACTACCACCGTCTCATGGATATACTGGCAGGGAAGGAGGCGGCCCTGCTGAAGCTCCAACAGGAGAACCAACGTCTCTCCAACATGAGTGATCCCTCAGGAAGCCAAGAGATGTTCAAGGAGACCATCCAGAACTTGTCCCGCATCATCAGGGAGAAGGACATAGAGATCGACGCGTTGACTCAGAAGTGCCAAACCCTGGTGACCGTCCTGCAGACCTCAGGCGGAGAGTCCGGCGCCGGCTCCGGAGGCGTCAGCAGCAACCAGTtcgaggagctgctgcaggagaggGACACGCTGAAGCAGCAGgtgaagaagatggaggagtgGAAGCAGCAGGTGATCACCACGGTGAAGAACATGCAGCACGAGTCGgctcagctgcaggaggagctgatCAAACTACAGGGTCAGGTCTCTGCTGACAGCGACTGCAGCTCCAAGCTGACGGTGGACTACACCCGGCTCATCCAAAGCTACGAGCTGAAGGAAAGGAGGCTGGGAAGTCTGAGTCAGGAACTGGCTCAGGTCCAGCAGACCATCACTCAGCTTAGCACCACCAAGGAGGTCCTGATGGGTAAACTGGACAGTGTAGCACATACTCCTGAAGGTGTAGTCGCTCAGTCTAGTGCCCCTTCTCTCCAGGCTGATGCTCCAAGCCACGACACATCTCCAACAGTAAACAACGAGAAACTGCAGGAAGAACTTGTCCGATTGCAGACTCAGTTGGCTGAGCGGGAAAACCTGATCAGGACTATTCAGGAGAACAACCAACGACTCTCCAACTCAGCGTCTGCCTCCGAGAGTGAGCAGAGAAGTCACGCTGAGGAGATCCGGCAGCTTAGAGAGAGACTGGACGCCCTGCAGAGGTCCGTGAGGGAGAAAGACCTGCTCATCAAAACCAAAGGCGACCAGCTGAGTCACATCAGCGAGGCGCTACGTAACCGCGAGAACGACAACGAGGTGCTGAAGCAGGCCGTGACCAACCTGAAGGAGCGCGCTCTCATTCTGGAAATGGACGGGAGGAAGCTGAAGGAGGAGAACGAGCTGGTGGCTGCGCGCTCTCGAGAGAAAGAGTCGGAGTTCAGAGCGCTGCAGGAAACCAACATGCAGGTTTCCCTCCTGCTGAGAGAGAAGGAGTTTGAACTGAGCGCGGTGAGCGAGAAGGCCGCAACCGTGGAGAAGATGCTGAAGGACAAAGATCAG GGTAAGACTGGAGAGCTGAATCAGCTCCTGAATGAAATGAAGTCCATGCAGGAGAAAGCTGTGATGTTCCAGCAGGAGAGGGATCGGGTGATGATGGCACTTAAGCAAAAACAAATGGAGACCACTGCAGTGCAGACTGAG CTTCAGCATGTGCGGGATAAAGAACAGCGCCTCAACTTGGAGCTGGAGAGGTTGCGTAATCACCTCTTGGAGATTGAGGACTCGTACACGAGGGAAGCGCTCGCAGCGGAGGACAGGGAGACGGAGCTGCGCAGGAGGGTGGCACAGCTGGACAAGAAGCTGGCCACGTCCTCGAGCGCCGTGGAGAATGCCAG CCAACAGGCCAGCATGCAGGTGGAGTCTCTGCAGGAGCAGCTGAGCGGAGCGGTGAAGCAGAGGGACGACGCGCTCGCCCACCTCAGGACGTCTCAGGAGCAGGTCAACCAGTATGCGGTGTCGCTCTCCAACCTGCAGATGGTGCTAGAGCAGTTCCAACAAG AGGAGAAAGCCATGTACTCTGCTGAGCTCGAGAGGcacaagaaggagaaggaggagtggAAAAGGAAAGCTGTGAGGCTGGAAGATCAAGCATCGGCCCTTCAG ATCAACCTCGACGAAGCCAACGCCGCCCTCGACTCGGCGTCCCGTCTCACCGATCAGCTCGATCTGAAGGAGGAGCAACTCGAAGAGCTGAAAAAACAAG tggaTGTGAGACAGGAGATGTTGGAGGAGGCGCAGAAGAAACTGATGAACCTCCTGAACAGCACAGAGGGGAAGATAGACAA AGTCCTGATGCATAACTTGTTCTTGGGATACTTCCACACACCTAAAACCAAGCGTGCCGATGtgctgaggctcatgggaagCGTTCTGGGCCTGAGCAGAGAAGACGTAGATAAG ATGTTGGACGAGGATAATCGGCACGGTGTTAGTGGATGGGTGTCGAGCTGGctcggaggaagaggagcccAAAGTGTCCCGAACACTCCCCAGAGGCCGACGAGCGGCCAAGGGCTCAACTCG TCCTTCTCAGAGATGTTCGTAAAGTTCCTGGAGGTCGAGTCGACCCCCTCACTTCCCGCACCAAAGCTTTCAGTCCGTGACATCAAGCCTCTGGGCGCCCCGCCTCCGAGAAGAACCAGCAGCGCCGCTTCCAGCACCGCAGCAG gagctgcagctgccGGCAAGAGAGCCGGCGACTCCAACCCTTTCCTGGCCCCTCGCTCCGCCGCCGTGCCCCTGCTGGGTGGTTCCGGCTCGGGCAGCTCGGGAGGTCACCTGCTGATGAAGCCCATCTCTGATGCCCTGCCAACCTTCACGCCTGTGCCGGTCTCAGCCGAGGCCAGCGGCGGAGCCGTGCTCAAAGACTTGTTGAAGCAGTGA
- the golga5 gene encoding golgin subfamily A member 5, which yields MSWFADLAGKAEDFLNKVDQGAATALTSNQTRTSSFTSPYGEESIVKHEYDTAGYKTDAAVTQHTYASSDVSQSYISAAAGNIKRSNTSLLAGTANVAKIPSGSGSSAPSSAKTSSGFVRPKKSEQDVDDDMLFDFLNSSEPPVSSRRDSRRELVKTAVTEARNPTPPPPPPPSNTHTVPSAPSTPPSTRGVSRASSMSSLSAYSVKTSEESSAKEQSQDTPESSDSGLAVPQESSRQEPPPPPPTEEPQSQIMSSLRLENQLLRSEVASLNQEMASVIQRAKDLQDELNQTRLRADKRNSEQSQSDRMLRELRSQVDDLTEALSAKDGQLAVLKIRLDEADQLLKSRSAALDEAQKEKLRIMQDHTEGSSMHSQALQTIQERLREADTALRREQDNYRQMQSEYAGRLSKVEAERQSLAETVTAAERRGGEEKLRFDDLQQQLKSAKAAAEAAKQELQDYKHKASRILQSKEKLISSLKEGSGLDTLDGSGAMTLELEDLRHEKEIQKEEIQKLQGQVHTLRTEIQDLENQALTEAETWREQQVQFEEQQALQNRAKQEVEAEVERYKHELQYLEEEQHRAKTTLQSRIKDREDEIQKLRNQLTNKTISNSQTELENRLHQLTETLIQKQTMLEALGTEKSSLVFQLERLEQQLKNAQGGQSGGPAINMSGLEGPGARQRNTPILFSDQDSPGVYGRVRKAASTIDRFSIRLGIFLRRYPMARVFVILYMAVLHLWVMIVLLTYTPEMHHGHPEGR from the exons ATGTCTTGGTTTGCTGACTTGGCCGGGAAAGCCGAAGACTTCCTGAACAAAGTGGACCAGGGAGCAGCCACTGCCCTGACCAGCAACCAGACGAGAACTTCGTCCTTTACGTCGCCCTACGGCGAGGAATCAATCGTCAAACATGAATACGATACTGCGGGGTACAAGACCGATGCAGCTGTGACACAACACACCTATGCATCCTCTGATGTGTCGCAAAGCTACATCTCTGCAGCAGCCGGCAACATCAAGAGATCCAACACAAGCCTGCTGGCTGGTACTGCCAACGTGGCTAAGATCCCCTCCGGTTCTGGCAGCAGTGCCCCGAGCTCTGCCAAGACCTCGTCTGGCTTCGTGAGGCCCAAAAAGAGTGAGCAGGATGTGGACGATGACATGCTCTTTGACTTTCTGAACAGCTCTGAACCTCCGGTCAGCAGCAGGAGGGATTCGAGAAGAGAACTTGTGAAAACAGCAGTTACTGAAGCCCGAaacccaacaccaccacccccgCCTCCTCCTTCAAACACCCATACCGTCCCCTCAGCACCGTCGACGCCCCCCTCGACCCGCGGCGTATCCAGGGCCTCAAGCATGAGCTCACTGTCTGCTTACAGCGTCAAAACATCCGAGGAGAGCTCTGCGAAAGAACAAAGCCAAG acacacctgaGAGTTCAGACTCAGGCTTGGCTGTCCCTCAGGAGTCCAGCAGGCaggagcctcctcctcctcctcccacagaGGAGCCACAGAGCCAGATCATGTCCAGTCTGCGTCTGGAGAATCAGCTGCTGCGCAGCGAGGTGGCCTCCCTCAACCAGGAGATGGCCTCAGTCATCCAGAGAGCGAAAGACTTACAAGATG AACTGAACCAGACGCGTCTACGCGCAGACAAAAGGAACTCGGAGCAGTCTCAGAGTGACCGGATGCTACGGGAACTTCGCTCACAGGTCGATGACCTAACGGAAGCCCTCTCTGCCAAAGACGGTCAACTTGCGGTGCTGAAAATCCGACTCGACGAAGCCGACCAGCTGCTGAAGTCCCGCAGCGCCGCGTTAGACGAGGCGCAGAAGGAAAAGTTGAG AATTATGCAAGACCACACAGAAGGGAGCAGCATGCACTCCCAAGCTCTTCAGACGATCCAGGAGAGGCTGCGAGAGGCTGACACAGCTCTCAGGAGGGAACAGGACAACTACAGACAAATGCAG AGCGAGTACGCCGGACGTCTTTCTAAAGTGGAGGCTGAGAGGCAGTCCCTCGCGGAGACGGTGACTGCAGCAGAGCGGCgaggtggagaggagaagcTCCGGTTCGACGACCTCCAACAGCAACTGAAAAGTGCCAAAGCTGCAGCTGAGGCTGCCAAACAGGAGTTACAAGACTACAAGCACAAAGCTTCACGCATCCTTCAA TCCAAAGAGAAGTTGATCAGCAGTCTGAAGGAGGGATCTGGTCTGGACACTCTGGACGGGAGCGGGGCCATGACTCTGGAGCTGGAGGATCTGCGCCACGAGAAGGAAATACAGAAGGAGGAGATCCAAAAACTGCAGGGGCAAGTGCACACACTTCGGACAGAAATCCAG GATTTGGAGAATCAGGCCCTGACAGAGGCGGAGACGTGGCGGGAGCAGCAGGTGCAGTTCGAGGAGCAACAGGCCCTACAGAACAGAGCtaagcaggaggtggaggctgagGTGGAGCGCTACAAACAC GAGCTGCAGTATCTAGAGGAAGAGCAACACCGAGCCAAAACCACTCTGCAGAGCAGAAtcaaagacagagaagatgaaATTCAAAAACTCAGGAACCAG TTGACCAACAAGACTATTAGCAACAGCCAAACGGAGCTGGAGAATCGGCTCCACCAGCTGACGGAGACGCTGATCCAGAAGCAGACGATGCTGGAGGCTCTGGGCACGGAAAAAAGCTCCCTGGTCTTCCAGCTGGAGCGTCTGGAACAGCAGCTGAAGAACGCTCAGGGAGGACAGAGTGGAGGACCAGCCATCAACATGAGCGGACTAGAGGGACCAG GGGCACGACAAAGAAACACACCAATCCTCTTCAGCGACCAGGACAGTCCAGGAGTGTACGGCAGAGTACGCAAAGCAGCCAGCACCATCGACCGATTCAG catCAGACTGGGAATCTTCTTACGGCGTTACCCCATGGCCAGAGTTTTCGTTATCCTGTACATG GCCGTGCTGCACCTGTGGGTCATGATTGTGCTCCTGACTTACACACCAGAAATGCACCACGGTCATCCCGAAGGAAGATAG